In Pedobacter sp. WC2423, the following are encoded in one genomic region:
- a CDS encoding sugar-binding domain-containing protein encodes MEEKKHPNYSLTKCKDDSGSDEGLINPLPRAVIRPNSFILLDGDWNFELDTENKGLIESWYISHQFTKKASWPGSVEAHMNAINPKGNHWINQVIVWYEREFPLPEMSENQSKLQLQLTFGACGYETRVWLNGFPLKTIEGEEIHKGAYTSFSYELDKAILVADNRLTVRIEGNMDADITRGKQESVVYKRGGIWYQTYTGGVRSVWLETVECNRLRSRVGLVSLVEDNLVRFNLTTRIHNPGSYQVRLRVFNKYGPDNHLVAEDVYPLILEAGQKQQRLVIEIPDAVLWSVNSPHLYLLKAQLIDAEGYIAEIETRFGLRKIEARGSAIYLNNQPVYLNGILYQPGIADYEQIKRHMHAMKALGCNLIRIHIAGVDPRIYNLADKLGLLIWVEVPSPHRSTEISRKNHKDELLRMLTLIGTHPSIIIWSLYNESWGIQDIATNTEARNYLMDMYHYMKIAYPQFLVVDNDGWQHISFEGRLKSDLLTAHLYTPDLEKWKNQLDLLIEDRSEGVTALPLIAGDPFFFRRQVPLIISEWGGFGFIAYGGPENNQEKVEKIKLFKKELKKHFIAGDIYTQATDIEEEKNGLIDFSTGTLKVPAGLLSSDFSDDHHFDQHDDHVRS; translated from the coding sequence ATGGAAGAGAAAAAACATCCAAATTATAGTTTAACAAAATGTAAAGATGACTCCGGAAGTGATGAAGGATTAATAAATCCTTTACCCAGGGCTGTGATCAGGCCAAACTCATTTATCCTTCTTGATGGGGACTGGAACTTCGAGCTGGATACTGAGAATAAAGGATTAATAGAATCCTGGTACATTTCCCACCAATTTACAAAAAAGGCATCCTGGCCAGGTAGTGTAGAAGCACATATGAATGCTATAAATCCAAAAGGTAACCATTGGATAAATCAGGTTATTGTTTGGTATGAAAGAGAATTCCCGCTTCCCGAAATGAGTGAAAATCAATCCAAGCTGCAATTACAGCTCACGTTTGGTGCCTGCGGGTACGAGACCAGGGTTTGGCTTAACGGATTTCCTTTAAAAACTATTGAGGGTGAAGAAATTCATAAAGGTGCATATACTTCTTTTTCATATGAACTTGACAAAGCTATACTTGTAGCAGATAACCGGCTAACTGTACGGATAGAGGGAAATATGGATGCAGATATTACCCGGGGCAAACAAGAATCTGTTGTATACAAACGTGGCGGAATCTGGTATCAGACTTATACCGGGGGAGTTCGCAGCGTATGGCTGGAAACTGTAGAATGTAACAGGCTGCGGTCAAGAGTCGGTCTGGTCAGTTTAGTTGAAGATAATTTAGTACGTTTTAATTTAACTACCAGAATCCATAACCCCGGTAGTTATCAGGTCAGGCTTCGTGTGTTTAACAAGTATGGGCCTGATAATCATCTGGTTGCTGAGGATGTTTATCCGTTGATACTTGAGGCTGGCCAGAAACAGCAACGGCTTGTGATTGAAATACCAGATGCTGTGTTGTGGTCTGTTAATTCCCCTCATTTATACTTGTTAAAAGCACAGCTCATTGATGCAGAAGGATATATAGCAGAAATTGAAACTCGTTTTGGTCTGAGAAAAATTGAAGCGAGGGGTTCTGCTATTTATTTAAATAATCAGCCTGTTTATTTAAACGGTATTCTTTACCAGCCGGGCATAGCGGATTATGAGCAGATTAAAAGACATATGCATGCAATGAAAGCGCTGGGCTGTAATTTGATACGGATACATATTGCCGGGGTAGACCCCAGGATCTATAACCTGGCAGATAAACTTGGGCTGTTAATTTGGGTTGAGGTTCCAAGTCCTCATCGCTCAACCGAAATCAGCAGGAAAAACCATAAGGATGAATTGTTAAGAATGCTGACGTTGATAGGTACACATCCTTCCATCATTATCTGGAGCCTCTATAATGAAAGCTGGGGCATTCAGGATATTGCCACAAATACAGAGGCCAGAAATTATTTGATGGATATGTATCATTATATGAAAATCGCTTATCCTCAATTTCTGGTGGTTGATAATGATGGTTGGCAGCATATTTCTTTCGAGGGAAGACTAAAGAGTGATTTATTGACAGCTCATTTATATACCCCTGATCTGGAAAAGTGGAAAAATCAGCTGGATCTGCTTATTGAAGACCGGTCGGAAGGGGTTACCGCATTGCCGCTGATTGCAGGAGACCCTTTCTTTTTCCGAAGACAGGTACCTTTAATTATCAGTGAATGGGGAGGATTTGGTTTTATAGCTTATGGAGGCCCGGAAAACAACCAGGAAAAAGTAGAAAAAATTAAGCTATTTAAAAAAGAACTAAAAAAACATTTCATTGCCGGGGATATCTATACTCAGGCAACTGATATTGAAGAAGAGAAAAATGGATTGATAGACTTTTCTACAGGAACCCTTAAGGTTCCTGCAGGGTTGTTAAGTTCTGATTTTTCTGATGATCATCATTTCGATCAGCATGATGATCATGTCAGGAGCTGA
- a CDS encoding ABC transporter permease, with amino-acid sequence MFRLNLKIALRNLWRNKTSSVINIIGLAIGLSACLLLLLYVNYERNFDRHFKDADKIYQVMTNFQDATGKITSTGVSPGNGIAMAIKAKIPEVDVITRIGGGDRSLIANQQKVFKRMDLFADPDILKVFNYEFIAGNPNSALSTPNAIVLTEETAKLLFGTTDVLNKTVRYKNTNELKVTGVIKDLPANTSIRFDYLMPWSFFESINSYVKNPGWGDFSFLAMAKVNNPANIDLINAKVKKLFNENYTAQKNENFLFPLADRHLHGEFLNGKSVGGAIERIYLFIALAFGILLVACINFMNMATAKSERRAKEVGIKKTIGATRGSLVTQFLTEAMVLTTVAVLIATAIVEVSLPLFNKLLEIDITIHYNNAGYWLGMLTVALVTGLLSGAYPALFLSSFNPVQTLKKKTARAKLIPVNLRQVLVVTQFCFAIMLVIATMVIYKQMQFIKNKPVGYHINLMAEMPQDGELNGKFELFKEQVLKTGAVTAVNQSSQSMIRVGNWFYGLEWPGMEQRGKEIVFNRLQTSYDFVKTSGVELMAGRDFSRNFASDTAAILLSSTAVKVMKLKNPIGMTVKLFGAQLKVIGVFKDFSWDSPYQAGRQMVINFSKKEGGNINMQLNPANSLSKNVELISAVAKNINPEYPVEISFVNELYSRKMHSEKILGILANLFGGIAILISCMGLYGLVTYSAEQRTKEFGVRRVLGASVGNIMNLLSVSFLKMVLVAACIGVPLAYELMNRWLAGFEFRTTVSFSIILISIAGTAIIAFLTISIQAYKAAKANPVEALK; translated from the coding sequence ATGTTCAGACTCAACTTAAAAATCGCTTTGCGTAATCTCTGGAGAAACAAAACTTCTTCTGTGATTAATATAATTGGTCTTGCAATTGGGTTATCCGCCTGCCTGCTATTGCTGCTATATGTCAATTACGAGAGGAATTTCGACCGCCACTTTAAGGACGCAGACAAAATATACCAGGTCATGACGAACTTCCAGGATGCTACCGGAAAGATTACGAGTACGGGTGTGTCACCAGGAAATGGGATCGCAATGGCTATTAAGGCTAAAATACCTGAGGTAGATGTGATTACCAGGATTGGTGGCGGTGACAGATCGCTTATCGCAAATCAGCAAAAAGTTTTTAAAAGGATGGATCTCTTCGCTGATCCGGATATACTGAAAGTTTTTAATTACGAATTTATAGCAGGTAATCCCAATTCTGCGCTGAGTACACCGAATGCTATTGTATTGACCGAAGAGACGGCAAAACTTTTATTCGGCACAACAGACGTATTAAATAAAACAGTGCGGTATAAAAACACAAATGAGCTGAAAGTTACCGGTGTAATCAAAGATTTGCCTGCCAATACTTCAATCCGGTTTGATTACCTGATGCCCTGGTCTTTTTTCGAGAGTATAAACAGTTACGTTAAAAATCCCGGCTGGGGAGATTTTAGCTTTCTGGCGATGGCCAAAGTTAACAATCCGGCCAATATTGACCTGATTAATGCAAAAGTAAAGAAGCTTTTCAATGAAAATTATACAGCGCAAAAGAATGAGAATTTCCTGTTTCCCTTAGCAGACAGACATTTACATGGTGAATTTCTGAACGGCAAAAGTGTAGGCGGAGCTATAGAACGCATCTATCTTTTTATCGCGCTGGCCTTTGGTATTTTACTTGTCGCCTGTATCAATTTTATGAACATGGCCACGGCTAAATCAGAGCGCAGGGCAAAGGAAGTGGGTATCAAGAAAACCATTGGTGCAACACGGGGCTCTTTGGTTACTCAATTCCTGACCGAAGCTATGGTACTGACTACAGTAGCGGTGCTGATAGCTACCGCTATTGTTGAAGTCAGTTTACCGCTGTTCAATAAGCTGCTGGAAATCGATATTACCATCCATTATAACAATGCTGGTTATTGGCTGGGTATGCTGACCGTAGCATTAGTGACCGGTCTTTTGTCGGGAGCTTATCCGGCACTATTCCTTTCTTCTTTTAATCCGGTTCAAACTTTAAAAAAGAAGACTGCAAGGGCTAAACTCATTCCGGTCAACCTCAGACAGGTGCTGGTAGTCACACAGTTTTGTTTCGCCATTATGCTGGTCATTGCGACCATGGTGATCTATAAACAAATGCAGTTCATTAAGAACAAGCCTGTAGGATATCATATCAATTTAATGGCTGAAATGCCTCAGGATGGTGAACTGAATGGTAAGTTTGAATTATTTAAAGAACAAGTGCTGAAAACCGGGGCAGTTACTGCCGTAAACCAATCTTCTCAGAGTATGATCAGAGTAGGCAACTGGTTTTATGGCCTGGAGTGGCCGGGAATGGAACAAAGAGGAAAAGAAATTGTTTTCAACCGTCTTCAGACCTCTTATGATTTTGTAAAAACAAGCGGTGTAGAGTTGATGGCAGGCCGGGATTTCTCCAGAAATTTTGCTTCAGACACCGCAGCAATTTTGTTAAGCAGTACAGCAGTGAAGGTAATGAAGCTTAAAAATCCTATAGGAATGACCGTGAAATTATTTGGAGCCCAACTCAAGGTAATCGGAGTTTTTAAAGATTTCAGCTGGGATTCACCTTATCAGGCGGGACGCCAGATGGTCATTAATTTCAGCAAAAAAGAGGGTGGAAACATTAATATGCAGTTAAATCCAGCCAATAGCCTAAGCAAAAACGTGGAGCTGATTTCGGCAGTTGCCAAAAATATAAATCCGGAATATCCGGTAGAAATTTCATTCGTCAACGAACTGTATTCCAGAAAAATGCACTCAGAAAAGATCCTGGGTATTCTGGCCAACCTGTTTGGAGGCATAGCGATACTCATCTCTTGTATGGGGCTTTATGGCCTGGTTACTTACAGTGCAGAACAACGTACCAAAGAGTTTGGCGTACGTCGTGTACTGGGCGCTTCAGTTGGCAATATTATGAACCTGCTCTCGGTTTCGTTTCTGAAAATGGTACTTGTTGCTGCATGTATTGGTGTCCCTCTGGCTTATGAGCTGATGAACCGGTGGCTCGCTGGTTTTGAGTTCAGGACAACCGTGTCCTTTTCAATTATATTGATATCCATAGCAGGTACCGCCATCATTGCATTTTTAACCATTAGTATTCAAGCCTACAAAGCTGCAAAAGCTAACCCTGTCGAGGCGCTGAAGTAA